The DNA segment GAGAGGCGAACGATCCGGCACCAGCGGTCGAACTGATGCTTGAGCCAGGGCTCTTCTCCGAACTCCACCTCCGGCGCGACATCCGGAGGCGGGTTCCTTGCCTCTTGGAGCAACGCGACATCGGCGCCCATCTCCAGAAGTTGCCGCCACGGCTCCCGCCGGCCGGCGATGTTCCAACTCACAACCCGAATCGCTTTCCGTCCAGCCATGGGCCTCCTCACGCTTCCCCACGAAGTCCTTCGAGGCGACGGTTCGCCATCTTCACGCGGATCCGGAGGCGTGGCCTAGAACCCGAGTGCGTCCAGGTTGCAGCGCTGTCAGTGAGGAGGTCAGAAGCCCTCGGGAACCCAGTCTCCTGCGTCGTCCTTCGTGATGAACCGCGTGACGGGCGACGCGGCTATGCCCATCTCGCGCAGCGTATCCACCACGCGCGTGCGGAACCGGTTCCGTACACGCGGGTCGATCTGACCCACCTTGCCTTCGTAGACGCTCCAGATGTCGACGACCTCGTCGGGTTCATCGCCGTAACCCCACGACTCGCGTCCCCGCACCCAGATATCCGTGAACTCCACATGGGGAAACGCCTCCCGCACCATGCGCTGCAGCAGGTCCCGGACCTCGGGCAGGTTGTCCTTCGTAATCGTCGCAATCATGGGACATCTCGAAGCGTCATGGATCCTTCGGGTCCATATCGGACCGGCGGCAGCGGCCGGATGCGATCCGCCGAACCAAGATTCTGCCAGCCCCCTGGTCCGTCAATTTTCGGGCAGTTCCAAGCGCGTTGCCACTTGACCGGTGACACGTTACACTTCCCATGCAATGATTCTAGGCTTTCGCCACCGCGGCCTCGAGCGGTTGTTCGAGAAGGGAGACCGGAGACGAATTCCTCCTGACCTCATCGCCAAGGTGGAGCGGATCCTCGCTCGCCTAGACGTGGCGGCCAAGCCCGAGGACATGAACCTGCCGGGTCTTCGGCTCCACCCGCTGAAAGGCGACCGCGCGGGGTATTGGTCGGTGAGG comes from the Candidatus Palauibacter australiensis genome and includes:
- a CDS encoding type II toxin-antitoxin system RelE/ParE family toxin, whose protein sequence is MILGFRHRGLERLFEKGDRRRIPPDLIAKVERILARLDVAAKPEDMNLPGLRLHPLKGDRAGYWSVRVSANWRVVFRFDGRDVRDVDLIDYH